In the Hermetia illucens chromosome 1, iHerIll2.2.curated.20191125, whole genome shotgun sequence genome, agctCGGTCCACGCCTACAATGAGTTATAATCTAGTCAGGAGAGCCTTTGATGAAGAGAAATACAGGACAAAGGTGAATCCTAACATAAAAAGGGCGTTGAACTCTGCAAGCCGGGATTGTTCTACCGAAGGGTTCATTACAGCCCAAGCACGAAATTAGATGTAAAGTATAATCTTCAACTTCTCCAGACAGCAAAGGCTGCTGTGAAATTTGGACAAAGGGTTGAAGATATACAATACAGCAGAGGGTGTTCCATAGGAGTCGGTTCTCAACGTCTTACAGCCCCTAGTACTTAAGCAAGCCACTGTTACCGAATTCACATGGTGTCTGATCTCGGGCTAGTTATAGTATGGTCGAAATTTACTCAAGCGAGACTATCTGAATTATAGAATCTTGGTTAGAAGACTTCGGGCTGGAACTTGCTGAATataaaactaactaactaactaactgagCAAGCAAAGTCATTGACCGTGTGGCAAACAACATAAAACCAAGCGGAGAATTGTCGCTGGAACCATCGCCTTACCCCAACGCAAGATTTTGGGCTACACGAAGTTAATTCAACACGAGCTATGATTTAACGCAGTTCTTAAGTAAGGAAGGGCAATCCCATTTGAACAGCACATTTCTACTGCGCATAAATCTAAAACGCCTGGAAGCACGGCAAAAGCAAGTTGAAAGGGTTCTTCTCTGCAAAACCGCGTAACGACCTGGACCCAGCCGATGTCGccaaaaaaatattctaaaGCGCAAGGGACACTGATACAGACAGTtgtagagcatgtatcctcgcaagAAAGAGCCTGCACAACTGTAGCGGGACCTGAGTTTCAGTGACCTAACTATGGTGAAACTGGGGTAGGCAGGAGCGAAGAATGTTCACATCACCTCGGCCTACATAGAGTGGTCAGCTCCAGAAAAggactacaacatctgacgccCGTCATCGTAACTagaaaggccaacctgttgaatAAGCTGCGTTGCCAATACGACTGACTGAATGactttataatattattaacaaaatcccATTGGTGTGCAACGgtggcagtacaccaaccttccattttcccagttcGGTAAACGGTGGCGGTTCAGAGGAGgttcttgatatcaccctactaaccgataaTGGGACGTTATATTGAATTCGAGTCCGTcgtatgttcagacctaaactaagccgaaatgatttttttttgtgaggatgCAGGGAGCATCCACTTGGTGACGAATAATACCACTAGGGAAACtatttacttcctctcttgtgatcCACGGACCCATCAATAATTCagactcatgtcgtgtttgcgattatatataattgtagcgattaccacctgtcgcgaAATTCGGTCAcgttgttcccagggcagaggtgaggcagcatctgatgagttgcctatgCAATAGATAAAACGGTAACTCAAAATCTTTttcaaaacttgggtgtttaactcaaaaagagaggtccgtggaccacaagagagagaGTAAGCtgctttccaagtggtccgcggatgcggacttaggacctccAAACAAAGAAAAACAGTTGTATGCTTTTGAGGCAAAATTATGCTATTTAGGCCCCCAGAGAGTCgtctggaggaagtttggccaAGTTACCTCGCCGATGTTTACAATGGCGGGACTGACATGACAAACAGACTAGAATCAAAAGTCGGAGCTATTGTAAAGGCAAACCCCTTGAAAGTTTCGTTCCCTGCCAAATAGCAATTCAATGTCAGCGTGGCGGattgaagatctctctagcctcaggaagcAGATTAGGGAGGTCAACATATGCTACAGGAACAAATACTAAAAGTCACACAGGGACTGCTCGTAGAGGTACAACATTGAAAGCGCCAGCGAGTCTGCGAGATTCAGTTGGAAGGTTCCAGCACGGAATCTTGTGGTAAGGCCCTGAAGCTGTTACTCCATACCCATTTGTTCGCCAGCAATGAGGGctatgagtcagaaccttgcttggagagcTTGCAACCCTAGTCGTTCCAGACTATCTAATCGGTAATAACCGAGAATAACATTATCAGCTTCTCCGCTTATAAATCttcaggtttagacggcataaTGCTAGTCATGCTCCATAAGTAACAAGAAAGGATTGTAACATTGCCTGACGAGATTTATGGGAGCGTTCGAATAGGTAGCAAACTTCCTGAAGTTTCCTGAAGTTTCGTGCACATGGTTTTCACACCACCAGTGGGCAGGCAAGACACGAGCCCATGCATAACCAAATCCACGAAATTAGCATAACTGAGCGGTTACTACACTACAACATTAGAGGGATGTCTCCCGCATTGGACAGTGTTCATGCCAAAAAAACAGTATAAACCAATCTGATCTAGGAGGTAGCaatttgaccagagctgtgagtaaagggacgacttggtgatattggtgtttCGTTCCATTATGTGGAGAAAAGGTGAACTTCTGGGCTGAAAGATGCGGACTCCAACCAAATCAACCAAAATGGGTTGATGCTATTTACTACCAAGGAAAGGGCACCCGGGAATGGTAATTAAGTAACTGTAAATCAGGATCCTAAGTTGAACTGGAGACTGAACATAGAACTATTAGTTAAGATGGCCGTTTACGCCTGTAAGAGGACCTTTCTAAGGAAATGGGGTTTGCGGCCGAGGATGGCCTTCTGAATGTACACAGCCATGGCTCGTCCTATTTCGGGTATGTTTTGTTTTAGTAGTAGCAGATGGTGAGCAAGAATTACAATGACATAAAGGCTAAAAGGAATCCAAAACGACTGGGGCAGTCCCAGTTCAACGTATTCCTACACCTACCCTCCTTGGACTCCACATTAAATGTGCTGTAGTTTGCAATGAAATCAGACTACGTGAGCCTATTGGGCAGCGAACACTACGGGAAGAGTAACAACCTAGACCAAGTGTTTTACGAACTCTGGGAAATTGCAATGGATTACGTCTTACACAAGTCGAGTTTCAAAAGGAATTTTACTGTGGGGTTTCCATCCAGGGCAGAATAGAAGACGGGTGACATGTTGCGAGGTTATGACCCAGTACTCTTCACCGACGGAACGAAGGCGTTCTGAGTAGTCGGGTAAGTTTATTCTAAGCGGAGGTATTGCCGATACTGTTGTGGCGGAGCAATCAACTTACATGTTGAACGCACGCAATTGCAGTCGAGTTGGTCATGACTtcgaaaaaaaactgtttttcgTAGAAAAGTCACGACAAAGAAAGCCTAGTAACGAAGAAGCGAGGAATGGctaaataaattatattattgtAATGAGTAAAAATTCATTGAATTTCTAAATAACTTGTATTTACCTTACACTGAAAACCTGTCAACGGCTGAGGGGTGATTCGAGCCACCAAGGGCACTATATGTCGTTCTAATAGACAGCCAggcggccattaaggctttgtacacAATAGATGTCCTCTAGACTTGTGGAACACCGCAAGGACGAACAGAACAGTTTAGTAAGCATCCTCAAAATCGGCCTCCTCCGGGAACCCAGCTGAAAAAACATAGATGGGTATGAGCGCATCTACAGACTGGGCACCTACAGGCTCAGATCGTGACAGGCCGTCTGCAGTTAACGTCCCGCTGGTGACTGCCAAGAAAGGAATGGACTCGAGATGTCTAGCTGTAAGGTGGAAGTGCAACTATCCTTCGGTAATGCTAtgcgctggctctgaagatctaacCGGAATGGGTTCTGGTCCCCTTGCGCCTCCGAGGGCAgctacggtcttaggagtttgtggcatcaaaacggcgcaccatagcgctaattgggtgTATCGaagcggtcactgatacctacctatttACCGCTACTGGGCTTACTGAGTTGGATGGGAGAGATTCCCCCTTGGCTAGCCCCGAAGTTTTCTAGAGGaatcggaatagaaatttcaaagaaaaaaaggataacAGGAAGAGAGCGCATATTTTTACCCGGGCCCGAATTACAGATTCGATTTGGATACGTTGTCCTTGTCCTGTCGTGTGAAGGAGCAGCAGAACATACAAAAAACACGTTTTCTTCATCTACCCAAGTTTTGAAACTTTAAGATTGAGCTTGGCTCTTGTTTAACGATAGAAAAATGGTTAGCTACACGGCTAACGACCGAACAACCCTGCAACAtaataccagaacggtggttCCAGGGGAAAGTATAGAGAAAATTGGTATGGGTCCGGAAAGCACGTATCTGTAATGGGTTTCcctcttaaataaataaaaataaacagaatgtgaactgattttaataaaataaacctTACAGACGACTTGGAGCGGTGTTACCCTAGCTAAGGTTGTAGCAACAGGTACTGGACCACAATGGAGAGCTATACATTTTCATCACTAAAAATGAATTCTCTTTTCAAATAATCCAATAAAAATAACCCAAAAACAATGGATTTTTCTACAAGGATCACAAATTAAAACGAATATAATGAGAACAATGAACGAAACTAAGaaataaaccaaaataaaaacaaattaaaattggagttaaaaacaaataaatttattaaacttctttcttcatttttcttccCTAGCATAACTAAcagtaattaattttaaaatattccatTACTTATTCCGAAATGATTCATATATCACatacgaaagaaaaaaaaaattatattttaaataaaatcgcaTCCTTTTCATCCTCAACAGTTTCCATTaaaaaaaccgaaagaaaatcgacattgaaaatgcaaattcatataaaacaaaaatacaaaCAAATATTTCCATAAGATTTTTGAGTAGGATCGTCTACTGTACTCTCGTTAACTTAACCAGAATTATCAACATGAATTGCTTcctataaaaaaacaaattaaatgcatttttcaaaagaaagaaggaaaatcCTCAGTCAACATTTTCGTGTAGAAATCAaggttttgttgctttttttcttcgttttaaTGTTAATGTTAAATTATCCTTCTCCTCTGCCGACTCGTTGCGTTCTGTACAGGTTACTTGAGGACTTATTTTCTGATTTGTGTTTAGGCTAAGGACTATCGCTACTATTTACATACATTGTTGAACTGTTTCTAGTCATAAATTATTAACGTTAATTTGTAATGTTATTCTATGGCTCAGACGCAGTGCACAGAGGTTTGCATAAGAGAAGCAAAGGCTATTTTCTGAATAAGCAACCAGAATTGATTTTAGATACGAGGGTTTCGTCGAGTCGGGGCTTTGTGGTTGGGGTTTTCGGCGCTTACTGCGTTGTGTTTAGGGGTAAAGCTGGGTTTGTTTCCTAATGGCTAGTCGAGGAAACCTGACACAAGTTCTCATGGAGGATGGGAAAGGATTGAATTTAAAGCTCTGAGTCTCTCAGTAGTTACAGGAACTACGTCTAGTAAAACTCGATTCTTGAATCAACTCGACGAAAACAACGAATTCAAAGATCAAGGGGGAAATGTATCTCCTACATTAGAAGATCCCTCAGTGAAATTCTTTCATTCTGCAGCTGATCTACTACGGATTTCCCTCTCCCTGTGACTATAGGTGTGGGGACGTAAATCTGCTATTCGCTCCTATATGGAGCGTAGACAACCCATGCAGTCTTCTTATCATTGAAGGTTTTTATTGAGACTAGGACCCAGGTAAGCCTACAGCAGATCGGCCCTCCAGAAGGCACTAAAACTAATCCAGTCGTACAGTAAAAGTATCTTCAGTCTTGATTACACTTGTCTTATGCAAACCAACTCACATCCTCATAGCTACGAAGCCTTTGCTGACCTAGTACTGTCTAAGTATTCCATTTTTCTGAACACTTACTCTCCATCGGCAACATTTCTTGTTTGTAAATGTCtaattatttttgaatattcgCAATCTTCATTCATTACATCGAAATAACAAATAACTTAATTTTAAGATACATTACATTAGCTATTTAATATCAAAGCTTAGAACGAGACAATAATGTTAATTCTTTACAGTTTAGAGTGTTCCTGGgtatattttttagattttcttttcttttttgaaaggATTTTCTCCAAGATTTACATATTATAATATGCACATTATGAAAACAATTGAATCGACTGTTCGGAAAGAGAAATGAAATTATGAATCGATTTGTAATTTGTACCAAGACTCGAATAATAAACTTAACTGAACAACTCTTCGGAAAATTTCGCTTAATATTAAGGCATTCATGGAATAATATCACCAAAGTATGTACAaatttctcttttcaaatcaatCTGCATTCAATTATAgataaaaaaagggaaacaattaaaataataaacaaaaaaaaggacTCGTTACTACCCTACTACACAATATTTATACAAATCCCTTCTAATTTCTTTAGTGTTTTCTTCACCCTTAACGACGTCAATCGAACTGTTGGATTCGGATGCCAGCATTCCTGCATGATCTTTGCAAGGGTGGCAAGTACCTCGTCATCTTGCCATCTTGAAGGAACTGGCGGACGGATTTCCTTTACGCATACAACAGCATGCATTTCCTCGAAACTAGGATCGAATGGGACATAATCGTGATAAGGCAGAGCATAGTCTTCGCAAGTTGTCGATATTGTTCCTTTGATCGGAGTGCAGCATCGTCGGCACATTTCCCACAACACCAAAGCCATAGAGTACATATCAGCCATTTTGAAGGCCTCGAATTGCTGAGGATTCAGAGAGTGATCCAAAACTTCAGGAGCCATGTAACGTCGGGTTCCCACGCGTGTCTCATTCTGGGCAATGTGAATTTCGTTATGTTCGCTGGAATATTTAACAGCCAGTCCGAAATCGGCTATGGCACATTGACCGTTGCGTTTGACCAATATATTCTTGCTCTTCAGGTCACGATGAGCGATAGCTGGCTTAGTACGACGGCAACAGATTTCAGTGTGAAGATGAGTTAGGCCTGCAGCCAGGGAGTAGGCTAGGACTTGCAATTTTTGTGGGCTAAGAACATTCTTCTGCAGATAATCATAAAGACTTCCCCTCTCATGGTAATCTGTTATCAAAAGCATCTGAGTGTACGACCCTGTACCCTTTATATCGGCAGCAATGAAGCCCAAGATATTATCATGTCGCATAAGAACGGTCTGATAAATTTCTGTTTCGCGGAACCACGATGCCTCTTGGGATGTAAAGAAAATTTTAACTGCCACCTTCTCGTCACGCCACTTGGCAAGCCACACTTCACCGTATTGTCCACGACCAATTGGTTGTATTATTTGTACTTGTTTAGCAATTGTTCTTTGTACTAGAAGCGGTAGCGCCGCAGAACCTGACCCGGAACTCTGTTCCACCAAATCTTGTAGAGGAGCCAACTGACTTCCGCACATTCCGTCCATAAGGCGTGGTTGTTTGCGTTGTTTCTCACGACGTCTGTATGTTAGGAATGCCACTACGATAAGGACCGCGAATACTGACAGACCTACGATGATTGATGAGAAAATTACGAAATAATTACTACTAAGCGCCTCTTCAGCTGGCTTTACTGGCGGCACAGGCGTTTTTGGCGTGAACTTGGGGTTCAGGTCACGGTTGCATAGATCCTCTCCGTCACAGCATAATATGTTTTTTCCATGTAGATGTGGTACTTTGGCGACTTTAcactaaaatgaaaaaaaaaggaaatgtgTTACATTGATTGAATACTAGTCATGAAGGTTATATTCTCACTGAAAATAGTCTTGTCTATTAGATATGCACGGTACGTCCCATAAATTCCACTCTTAAGCTTCGGAAATGAATGAACAAGCGGAACCCAATATCGGGCAGAAGCTGAAAACGAGGTGATAGCACCCAAGTAGGCAGAAGTTGTGAAGTCAGCCAGCGAAGCCAAGTTCAACATTGGACTGCTGCGAAAACCGCAACTAACTAAAGCCCGTGATCAGAAGGCAGTGTCCAGCAAAAGTATGAACATCTAAAGTTAGCATGTCAACGGTCAGAAGGAAAACAAACCTGCGTAACGCACGCGCTGAATGGCTTTTGCATTATCTCAAAGGaaacctgaaaccagaagaggcctcaATAAGGCTCAGGAGAGACCTAACGGTGGAACTAAACAAGAGGGGAGTAGCTGAGATACCTACAAAAGGGGAAagtcaaaaaggaggaaacctcAAGTAGGTCAGGGGCGAAGGTAGGAGCCTAAGATATGTTAGCACCGAAAAGGATATTCAACTAGCCATCCTACCCAAATCACTTCCCAAAAAAAAGTTCCCTGGTGATCAGCAGAAAATCATCGCGGAAACCACTTTTGTGCAGATGTGGAAGGCAAACTGCTGCTCTCCGTGGACTACTTGTCCTTAATTGATTCAATGCAtagttattattcttttccggTAAATGTGAGCTCTAGTAGGTTACCTGCAGTTTAGGTGAACTCCGACGAAGTCCTTGTAGTGGCCGTCACCCCGAATCCTTTCATCAAACGCGCCTTGATTCCTGCATAGAACGCAATTCTCCTTATCGTTTTATGGCCCACCTGTCCGTCTCTACGGCATATTACCCTCCTATTACGTCCCCAGCAGATTGCAAACGTATGCTAAAGATCTGTAACATTTGTTGTAGGCGGCCCGAATTTGCATCCTACATATTACCCAactaattctgattttcccgatgttaagaagttcCCTTGTGTATTGCTCGGAAACTtacaccacagcgagtttttgaccttGGGAGTTCGCAGTGGTGATACCAATTCGGGCATTGATTACCTACGGACAGTCATGCTTGATAGCCTCTCCtactttttgttgaggatgctgggagtcctgagtccgcacccacttagtgacggaccggaccacttgggaagcaatttacttcctcttttgtagtccacggactcttcttttttgagttaaacccaagttttcaaaaaagaacgaaaaagttgactgacggtttcgtccaaggcagaggcaactcatcagatgctgcctcatctctgccctgggagcgagaccgaaagtaacgacagacctccttcaaagacctgggtgtaatattcgacgacaaccttcgtttcaattcccacttcgttggcaTCATTAATagcgcttccaaaatgtctggttttatcctacgttccaaTTCAgctctccttaacactcttttaTTCTCTGTAAGcgttcttctagacttttgtcgTAGATTATACAAAGGaatagggaaatgtgttttctacagttaaggaggaagagattaggaagcctagCGGGACTAGGTCAGACATTGGGGTCGAGATtactaataaggaactcaaccaaggaaagcGTAAGGAGGGGAATGACCAGAGATTCTTAGCAGTCTGCAATTAGGAGAgatgtagagggtggagggctcgagggagaaaacactgaaataggtgcagagaaggtcgcaagatttttgtggggagttggcagttttgtggggagttggcatagtagagcgtatagccttaaagtgagcaatgTCGGCGTCAttccttgtaaccacttcggtcacactgctcccaaggcagaggtgatgcAACGActaatgagttgtctctgcccttgACGAAACCACAcgtcatatataatattttgcaaCTTGCAACTTGCTGCAAACCGGGatagcatgttgctttccaactggtccaacTACCACTAGCCTAGAAATGTCATTTACAATCTGGTTTGCAGCATCTAGCATCAAGAGCGAATACCGCTAGACTGGTAAAGACTGTTGTCTATCCGATTCACAAAAAAAGAGGACAAGCTGTAGTGTGGGAGTTACAGAAGTATATCACTACTTTGCACGTGCTATAAGGGCTTAACCAAAACATTAGATCATAAAATCAGTGCGTATACCAGCAAACCAATTGGCTAGTGCTAGGAAGGATTCCAATCCAATCAAACCAGCTTTCTACCGTGCGACAAACACTGGGGACTTGACGTTCGTCAAATATTTATGGATTTTAAGTAAACGTACGGCGGAGGAAAAAtgtaagcttctcggaaaagcGTGAATCTTCATGCAAGCATCTGAGGAAATGATGAATGCAATTGAAAGCAGAGTTCTGAGAATAATTATCGAGGCGAAGAGTGATGGAAACCGATAGCGAATCTGATACAACCATGAATTGTACCAAATATTTGGCGAACCGGAAATTTGCACGATAATCAAGATAGTTGCAATAGGCTGGCCAAATCCGCTGCATGAATAATATTCAAATAGCTAAAAAGGTAATCGAGCGAAAAGCCGAATCCGAAAAGTATGAAAAAGAAGGAAACGTTGGGAAAATTCGATAGACACAAATAGGACATCACTGTTCGAACTCAGGATTTGGAGGATACGATGGAAGGATCGAGGCTTTTGGAAGCCCCAGACAGGAAACGGACTATAGAGCGACCTCAAATGACTGACAACAgttgaaatggtcaaaaatgcgtAATAAATACATTGAAGGCGTAGCGATTTTGTAAGGCCATGGAAAAGCTAGAAGGTCGCGCTGATACCTGTAGTAGATCAAATGAAGTCCACTCTGAATGAAAGTTTGATTTTATATTCCTTTTTTTGGCTTCTAAAGTTTATGCTCAAAACTTATGGGACACACCGTGTATATCATAAcatatgcaccaaaaattgactcTTACCATTAACAGTCCACCATTTTCTTCTGGAGCCATGCAACCAAATGTTCTGTATTCGACATACATTCCTGTTTCTTCTTCATATTCAGCTTCAACTGCGCTGAAACACGAACCTCCTGGTCGTGTCTGGCAAGTTGAGTTTGGTGAATTTCCTGGGCAGTGTCCATCGCAATAGCAAGTTAATACACGATCtaaaatgaaaaaggaaaaagttaGATGAgtaaaattcattaaaataaagtaaatataatataatagtaggAATCGATCATATAATAAAGCGTTCGGGGCTTAAGGTAAGGGCTACCCTGCAGAACGCACTTATATcgttcaaaaaaatgaaaaatgaagcaGAAAAATGTGTATCAGCTGAAATAGCCCTATGAATGCCTATGTTTCAAGAAAAATGGAAGATATGCTTTTAGCCGCGTTATTTGCGTTTGGCCCCTTTGTGGGAAAATTGTGATGATGATTTGACCCATAGTgcaggcagagctccttgtCAACCATTGTGCTTTACGATTTGAGGCTCGTATCCCTCAATTACGACACCCCCCTTATTAGGGACCTTAATTCGGGATTCAGCATGGACTGATAACGCTGTAGTACTAGCAGTACAACTTCCATTGAGATCACACATCGGCATGCTAACCAGGCTAGTAAgcgaaaattgtaaaaaattaaCTTGCAACGGAAAATTAGCTTCTTTGCGGGATGTGGCATTATGTTAAGCATAGTATCACCATTAAATTCCGTTTGGCTTTGGCCATTCTTAGAGCATTAAGATTAATGGAATAAATGCAGACCAGGTCTCTAACTATTGGGAGAGCGACATACCTCCTCCTTCATAATTTTCGACATTTTTTCGTTGTGGGGTGCCCATGAGAGATGCCTGAAATACCACTTAGTAGGTGATGAGAAAAGTTACggcaaaaatttatcacattcgTAATGCATAATGTACGGCTACGCCAAATAGATAATGAATGTAGAATGAACTGTCTTTCATGCTAGAGAAGACACAAGAAAAAGATATCTTCACATGCAATGAATAGGGAATCATGATTACTGCGAACGGACAGTTGCCCAACTTTGTGTAATAAAAGTTGTTCACATTATTCCGAGATAATTTTACCAGACCACAACCAGTTAAGAGAACAGAGAATCATAATACTAACAGGTTTGCAAAAGATAGTCGACATCGGCACTCTACCACAACTACCCTTAGTTTTATCGTGAAAAACGGTGCtcggtgatgtgatatcacattagtACGAAATTCGAACAGATTACTTATCATAAGAACACCCTTCTGAGTGGTAATGTTgtgatgttaggtgatgttgcGATGTTAAGCTTTGTTGCAATGTTTAGTGATCTTGTAATGCTAAGTGATATTGTCATGTTAAGTGATGTTGGGATActaggtgacattgtgatgttTGAATCCACCTAGatgtaaattttatattacacTTGAGAACTATATCTGTTTTTGTGATATTGCATCACTTATACATATCCAGTACTCATTTCCGTTCCAGGAAAATTTACAATCCTGTGGATCGTCTATTccgtaaaatcaaattttaagcCACTTCTCGGTCTCGCTCACCTGTTATTGCCTGTGTAACTAACATGGATGTATAAACATATGTGGATGTTTTCATTAGGGTATACAAGAGAAAATGCAGACTTGGGTAGAGAATTATACAGTAAACCGAGTCCAGAGTGAAAATCCCGCGGCCTCCCTCCTTCAATATTACTCTTTTCATTGAAATCTCCActctggtcctcgagaaagctCCAGATCCGGGGATATCTAACTTCAAATTGACTGCCCCAAAGGGAAAATTCGGTTGGAAACCACATCCGTTAAAAAATGGTATCCAGCGAgttaaatcacaaaaaaaaatgatgagcaAAACAAATCTTGCTTTGTACGGTCAAAAATGTGACTCCATGCCAATCTGCCGATCAATATCAAAGTCAATGCCAGCGATGGGT is a window encoding:
- the LOC119650837 gene encoding bone morphogenetic protein receptor type-1B isoform X1; the encoded protein is MAEKSLIVRGLCARNILLLCLVMFLQQIDSGEMKHTISHINDRVLTCYCDGHCPGNSPNSTCQTRPGGSCFSAVEAEYEEETGMYVEYRTFGCMAPEENGGLLMCKVAKVPHLHGKNILCCDGEDLCNRDLNPKFTPKTPVPPVKPAEEALSSNYFVIFSSIIVGLSVFAVLIVVAFLTYRRREKQRKQPRLMDGMCGSQLAPLQDLVEQSSGSGSAALPLLVQRTIAKQVQIIQPIGRGQYGEVWLAKWRDEKVAVKIFFTSQEASWFRETEIYQTVLMRHDNILGFIAADIKGTGSYTQMLLITDYHERGSLYDYLQKNVLSPQKLQVLAYSLAAGLTHLHTEICCRRTKPAIAHRDLKSKNILVKRNGQCAIADFGLAVKYSSEHNEIHIAQNETRVGTRRYMAPEVLDHSLNPQQFEAFKMADMYSMALVLWEMCRRCCTPIKGTISTTCEDYALPYHDYVPFDPSFEEMHAVVCVKEIRPPVPSRWQDDEVLATLAKIMQECWHPNPTVRLTSLRVKKTLKKLEGICINIV
- the LOC119650837 gene encoding bone morphogenetic protein receptor type-1B isoform X2 translates to MAPRSRKKKAHDRVLTCYCDGHCPGNSPNSTCQTRPGGSCFSAVEAEYEEETGMYVEYRTFGCMAPEENGGLLMCKVAKVPHLHGKNILCCDGEDLCNRDLNPKFTPKTPVPPVKPAEEALSSNYFVIFSSIIVGLSVFAVLIVVAFLTYRRREKQRKQPRLMDGMCGSQLAPLQDLVEQSSGSGSAALPLLVQRTIAKQVQIIQPIGRGQYGEVWLAKWRDEKVAVKIFFTSQEASWFRETEIYQTVLMRHDNILGFIAADIKGTGSYTQMLLITDYHERGSLYDYLQKNVLSPQKLQVLAYSLAAGLTHLHTEICCRRTKPAIAHRDLKSKNILVKRNGQCAIADFGLAVKYSSEHNEIHIAQNETRVGTRRYMAPEVLDHSLNPQQFEAFKMADMYSMALVLWEMCRRCCTPIKGTISTTCEDYALPYHDYVPFDPSFEEMHAVVCVKEIRPPVPSRWQDDEVLATLAKIMQECWHPNPTVRLTSLRVKKTLKKLEGICINIV